A genomic window from Pyxidicoccus trucidator includes:
- a CDS encoding polysaccharide biosynthesis/export family protein, translating to MKTSRSSLAVVLLAALPACFGTARPPPPTPTPAAEAGEARAGGGTLGPGDVVEVRVFQEPEHSGTWRVSPEGTIDYPLCGKVPLEGKTPSGAADALQTCLARYVRRPQVSVLIREYNSQKVFVFGEVQKPGTFPVDGEMSIVQAITLAGGFTKLAAKNNTLVTRVVDGQERKIRVPVEDIGVGREKNFLLQPGDIVFVPESFF from the coding sequence ATGAAGACTTCTCGCTCCTCCCTGGCCGTGGTGCTCCTCGCGGCGCTCCCCGCGTGCTTCGGCACGGCCCGCCCACCGCCTCCGACGCCCACGCCAGCAGCCGAGGCGGGCGAGGCGCGCGCGGGCGGCGGCACGCTGGGCCCCGGGGACGTGGTGGAGGTGCGCGTCTTCCAGGAGCCCGAGCACTCCGGCACCTGGCGCGTGTCCCCCGAGGGCACCATCGACTATCCCCTGTGCGGCAAGGTGCCGCTGGAGGGGAAGACGCCCAGCGGGGCGGCGGACGCGCTGCAGACGTGCCTTGCGCGCTACGTGCGCCGGCCGCAGGTGTCGGTGCTCATCCGCGAGTACAACTCGCAGAAGGTCTTCGTCTTCGGCGAGGTGCAGAAGCCCGGCACCTTCCCGGTGGACGGGGAGATGTCCATCGTCCAGGCGATTACGCTGGCGGGCGGCTTCACCAAGCTGGCGGCGAAGAACAACACGCTGGTGACGCGCGTGGTGGACGGGCAGGAGCGCAAGATTCGCGTGCCCGTCGAGGACATCGGCGTGGGGCGCGAGAAGAACTTCCTGCTCCAGCCCGGCGACATCGTCTTCGTGCCGGAGAGCTTCTTCTAG
- a CDS encoding tetratricopeptide repeat protein, whose amino-acid sequence MSSTPRIPGARALAAVALASGLLLSACASGPQPVPDTTATAPATDGTAATPDAGTAGMEARAATPLARPEPARGPARDFARAVEIAHQGELTAAEAALQALTREQPKLDYAWTNLGIVQERLGRPDDAERSYRQALAVAPEQEAAWDCLARLYGRTGRAVKLEAELRGLLDARKDSVPLRTALAITLLQQKKHESAAAEAKLALKGDERHVRAMQVLAQVYYREGKYELSRMVLENARAIDAGEAATHNALGLVYLALKARPQALEAFKEAARLRPDFAEARNNFGALLNEAQDYPAAVAELEAAVRAAPDFASARLNLGNAYRGQGDFARARAEYEQVLKLRPDSADPLFNLAILYLDVEPPEVDTLERYKTVISYFEQYQGKGGKDERIDQYVKDARKGIEREERRRERERKDQLRKAEEQQKAEADKAAAEKAAAEKLAAEQKAAAEKQAQPAAEAPPPAPKGKKAKAPPKKKSTAATAEASEGTPSPGAVSQPGGAPSPTNPSPAPAPAGSGKLATDSQ is encoded by the coding sequence GTGAGCTCCACCCCGCGCATCCCCGGCGCCCGTGCGCTCGCCGCCGTGGCGCTCGCGTCCGGACTGCTGCTGTCCGCGTGTGCCTCTGGCCCTCAGCCAGTCCCCGACACCACAGCGACTGCGCCCGCGACGGACGGCACCGCCGCCACTCCCGATGCGGGCACGGCCGGCATGGAAGCCAGGGCCGCGACGCCCCTGGCGCGTCCCGAGCCTGCTCGCGGCCCTGCGCGGGACTTCGCGCGCGCGGTGGAGATTGCCCACCAGGGCGAGCTGACCGCGGCCGAGGCGGCGCTGCAGGCGCTGACGCGGGAGCAGCCGAAGCTCGACTACGCGTGGACGAACCTGGGCATCGTGCAGGAGCGCCTGGGCCGGCCCGACGACGCCGAGCGCTCCTACCGGCAGGCGCTGGCGGTGGCTCCCGAGCAGGAGGCCGCCTGGGACTGCCTCGCGCGCCTGTATGGCCGCACGGGCCGCGCGGTGAAGCTGGAGGCGGAGCTGCGCGGGCTGCTCGATGCCCGGAAGGACTCGGTGCCGCTGCGCACCGCGCTGGCCATCACCCTGCTCCAGCAGAAGAAGCACGAGTCCGCCGCCGCCGAGGCCAAGCTGGCGCTCAAGGGCGATGAGCGCCACGTGCGCGCCATGCAGGTGCTGGCGCAGGTCTACTACCGCGAGGGCAAGTACGAGCTGTCGCGCATGGTGCTGGAGAACGCCCGAGCCATCGACGCCGGAGAAGCCGCCACGCACAACGCGCTGGGGCTGGTGTACCTGGCCCTCAAGGCGCGGCCGCAGGCGCTGGAGGCGTTCAAGGAGGCCGCGCGGCTGCGCCCGGACTTCGCCGAGGCGCGCAACAACTTCGGCGCCCTGCTCAACGAGGCGCAGGACTACCCCGCCGCCGTCGCGGAGCTGGAGGCCGCGGTGCGGGCCGCGCCGGACTTCGCCTCCGCGCGCCTCAACCTGGGCAACGCGTACCGGGGCCAGGGGGACTTCGCCCGCGCCCGGGCCGAGTACGAGCAGGTCCTCAAGCTGCGGCCGGACTCGGCGGACCCGCTCTTCAACCTCGCCATCCTCTACCTGGACGTGGAGCCGCCCGAGGTGGACACGCTCGAGCGCTACAAGACGGTCATCAGCTACTTCGAGCAGTACCAGGGCAAGGGCGGCAAGGACGAGCGCATCGACCAGTACGTGAAGGACGCGCGCAAGGGCATCGAGCGCGAGGAGCGCCGACGCGAGCGCGAGCGCAAGGACCAGCTCCGCAAGGCCGAGGAGCAGCAGAAGGCCGAGGCCGACAAGGCCGCCGCCGAGAAGGCCGCTGCCGAGAAACTCGCCGCTGAGCAGAAGGCCGCCGCCGAGAAGCAGGCCCAGCCCGCCGCCGAGGCGCCTCCCCCGGCCCCCAAGGGCAAGAAGGCGAAGGCCCCGCCGAAGAAGAAGTCCACCGCCGCCACCGCCGAGGCCTCCGAGGGAACTCCGTCACCCGGCGCGGTGTCCCAGCCTGGGGGGGCACCCTCTCCCACCAATCCCTCCCCTGCCCCCGCGCCGGCCGGCTCGGGTAAGCTCGCCACCGACTCCCAGTAA
- a CDS encoding inositol monophosphatase family protein: protein MSQDTPATLRRTAEEGARLAGRILADRFLGERTVEYKGGIDLVTDADKASEEALLAFIRGRHPTHAILAEESGASEGTNPLRWLVDPLDGTTNYAHRVPHFCVSVAVEGPDGILAGVVYDPMLDELFSAARGEGATLNGRPLRASGVATLDKALLCTGFPYDVRERPEGPVGLFNRFILRAQGMRRTGSAALDLAYVAAGRFDGFFEFGLKPWDIAAGSLLVEEAGGVIRHVTGAPFSVMRGDVVAAAPALAPELLTEAKRFVDDLGWKPRG from the coding sequence ATGTCCCAGGACACGCCCGCCACCCTGCGCCGCACCGCGGAGGAGGGCGCCCGCCTCGCCGGCCGCATCCTCGCGGACCGTTTCCTGGGCGAGCGCACGGTTGAGTACAAGGGCGGCATCGACCTGGTGACGGACGCGGACAAGGCCTCGGAGGAGGCGCTGCTGGCCTTCATCCGCGGGCGCCACCCGACGCACGCCATCCTCGCCGAGGAGAGCGGCGCCTCCGAGGGCACCAACCCCCTGCGCTGGCTGGTGGACCCGCTGGACGGCACCACCAACTACGCCCACCGCGTGCCCCACTTCTGCGTCAGCGTGGCCGTGGAAGGCCCGGACGGCATCCTCGCGGGCGTCGTCTATGACCCGATGCTGGACGAGCTGTTCTCCGCCGCGCGGGGCGAGGGCGCCACGCTGAATGGCCGCCCGCTGCGCGCCAGCGGCGTCGCCACGCTGGACAAGGCCCTGCTGTGCACGGGCTTCCCGTACGACGTGCGCGAGCGCCCGGAGGGGCCGGTGGGCCTCTTCAACCGCTTCATCCTCCGCGCCCAGGGCATGCGCCGCACCGGCAGCGCCGCCTTGGACCTGGCCTACGTGGCGGCGGGGCGCTTCGACGGCTTCTTCGAGTTCGGCCTCAAGCCGTGGGACATCGCCGCGGGCTCGCTGCTGGTGGAGGAGGCTGGCGGCGTCATCCGCCACGTCACCGGCGCGCCCTTCAGCGTCATGCGTGGGGACGTGGTGGCCGCGGCCCCCGCGCTGGCCCCGGAGCTGCTGACCGAGGCGAAGCGCTTCGTGGACGACCTGGGCTGGAAGCCGCGCGGCTAG
- a CDS encoding tetratricopeptide repeat protein, giving the protein MNASLRALALAAALLGTAPAAAAEPGPAPRPAPGPSMRDLAQQLDAVERGLKGTEENLRFVETQYTNRTEPSEDDSRERRFSDGEIQYLLGDWPAAAVLFYDLVSEPRFRAHPRYADALFYLADSLLQQQNYIGARLYLRELMSLPTSASRYRDALSRFLVVAGRLNHYEGIDAYVEKARAMSGGQLPAEMAYVHAKWLFRRSDVPPEERIARARAAFTPLAQAPEGAFRLQAAYHLGVLSVQAGDLPGAIQQFQQLATPPSAQTSQVDAVPPGVRRPATGTSPEADAQRVRELALMSLGRLLYETGRFDEALDRYGQVPRDSESFPDSLYEVAWVHVKMGNHQLAKNAIDILLMVAPDSQLAPEARLLQGNLLQKLRQYDTSIETYSHVIGTFRPVRDTMDKLLSVDRDPVVYFDRLLARTDSAPDISTLLPPVALKYATTQREVAEAIRMVGDIDSGRKGADEAQDVAQRILQALDTRGLETFPELQEGYTRADAVDTALTHAEASLVRVETSLLEDVLTAGEREQLTGLRLEREALGARFAKLPTTIQELEERRQRMQTRVDEVDREAFRLGYELRNLEAVTTSIRKWVDDTRLERKSDPEEEREFLVQLQAETQTLTELQGELAATRARLADERNAAATQLAGEQTIRTGYAEALRREHEVLGTAEGRLPADAASALRKAHDVRSRTDALRTRVATARSVLRARVETRGRVIREKVVAEQELLNRYEAEVASVTGDARNLVGRIAYQSFRRVRQQFYDLVLKADVGVVDVAFTEKQDKTTEIQKLSAQKDKALRELDNEFRDVLVEDRQ; this is encoded by the coding sequence TGCCGCCGCCGAGCCCGGCCCGGCGCCGCGCCCGGCGCCGGGCCCGTCCATGCGCGACCTGGCGCAGCAGCTCGACGCCGTGGAGCGCGGCCTCAAGGGCACCGAGGAGAACCTGCGCTTCGTCGAGACGCAGTACACGAACCGCACCGAGCCCAGCGAGGACGACTCGCGCGAGCGCCGCTTCTCCGACGGCGAAATCCAGTACCTCCTGGGCGACTGGCCGGCGGCGGCCGTCCTCTTCTATGACCTGGTGAGCGAGCCGCGGTTCCGCGCGCACCCGCGCTACGCCGACGCGCTCTTCTACCTGGCGGACTCGCTCCTCCAGCAGCAGAACTACATCGGCGCGAGGCTCTACCTCCGCGAGCTGATGTCGCTGCCCACCTCGGCCAGCCGCTACCGCGACGCGCTGTCGCGCTTCCTGGTGGTGGCCGGACGGCTCAACCACTACGAGGGCATCGACGCGTACGTGGAGAAGGCCCGGGCCATGTCCGGCGGGCAGCTGCCGGCGGAGATGGCGTACGTCCACGCGAAGTGGCTCTTCCGCCGCTCCGACGTGCCGCCCGAGGAGCGCATCGCCCGCGCGCGCGCCGCCTTCACCCCGCTGGCCCAGGCGCCGGAGGGCGCGTTCCGCCTCCAGGCCGCCTACCACCTGGGCGTGCTGTCCGTGCAGGCCGGCGATTTGCCCGGGGCCATCCAGCAGTTCCAGCAGCTGGCCACCCCACCCTCCGCGCAGACCTCGCAGGTGGACGCCGTGCCCCCAGGCGTGCGGCGCCCGGCCACCGGCACGTCCCCGGAAGCGGATGCGCAGCGCGTGCGGGAGCTGGCGCTGATGTCGCTGGGGCGGCTCTTGTACGAGACGGGCCGCTTCGACGAGGCGCTGGACCGCTACGGCCAGGTGCCACGCGACAGCGAGTCCTTCCCGGACTCGCTCTACGAGGTGGCCTGGGTCCACGTGAAGATGGGCAACCACCAGCTGGCGAAGAACGCCATCGACATCCTGCTGATGGTGGCGCCCGACTCGCAGCTCGCGCCCGAGGCGCGCCTGCTCCAGGGCAACCTGCTGCAGAAGCTGCGTCAGTACGACACGTCCATCGAGACGTACTCGCACGTCATCGGCACCTTCCGCCCGGTGCGGGACACGATGGACAAGCTGCTGAGCGTGGACCGGGACCCGGTGGTGTACTTCGACCGGCTGCTGGCGCGCACGGACTCCGCTCCGGACATCAGCACGCTGCTGCCCCCGGTGGCGCTGAAGTACGCCACCACGCAGCGCGAGGTGGCCGAAGCGATACGGATGGTGGGCGACATCGACAGCGGCCGGAAGGGCGCGGACGAGGCGCAAGATGTGGCCCAGCGCATCCTCCAGGCGCTGGACACGCGCGGGCTGGAGACCTTCCCTGAGCTGCAGGAGGGCTACACGCGCGCGGACGCGGTGGACACCGCCCTCACCCACGCCGAGGCGTCGCTGGTGCGCGTGGAGACGTCGCTGCTGGAGGACGTGCTCACCGCCGGGGAGCGCGAGCAGCTGACCGGCCTCCGCCTCGAGCGCGAGGCCCTGGGCGCGCGATTCGCGAAGCTGCCCACCACCATTCAGGAGCTGGAGGAGCGGCGCCAGCGCATGCAGACCCGCGTGGACGAGGTGGACCGCGAGGCCTTCCGCCTGGGCTACGAGCTGCGCAACCTGGAGGCCGTCACCACCTCCATCCGCAAGTGGGTGGACGACACGCGCCTCGAGCGCAAGTCGGACCCGGAAGAGGAGCGCGAGTTCCTGGTGCAGCTCCAGGCCGAGACGCAGACGCTGACCGAGCTGCAGGGCGAGCTGGCGGCGACGCGCGCGCGGCTGGCGGACGAGCGCAACGCCGCGGCCACGCAGCTGGCCGGCGAGCAGACCATCCGCACCGGCTATGCCGAGGCGCTGCGCCGCGAGCACGAGGTGCTGGGCACCGCCGAGGGGCGGCTGCCCGCGGACGCCGCGAGCGCGCTGCGCAAGGCGCATGACGTGCGGAGCCGGACGGACGCGCTGCGCACCCGCGTGGCCACGGCCCGGAGCGTGCTGCGCGCCCGGGTGGAGACACGCGGCCGCGTCATCCGCGAGAAGGTGGTGGCGGAGCAGGAGCTGCTCAATCGCTACGAGGCCGAGGTGGCCTCCGTCACGGGCGACGCGCGCAACCTCGTGGGCCGCATCGCCTACCAGAGCTTCCGCCGCGTGCGTCAGCAGTTCTACGACCTGGTGCTGAAGGCGGACGTGGGCGTGGTGGACGTGGCCTTCACCGAGAAGCAGGACAAGACGACGGAAATCCAGAAGCTGTCCGCGCAGAAGGACAAGGCCCTGCGCGAGCTGGACAACGAGTTCCGGGACGTGCTGGTGGAGGACCGTCAGTGA
- a CDS encoding cyclic nucleotide-binding domain-containing protein has translation MEKLSVIASSPLFEMLSPAELTRLAELARVRRFGAGEVVFEEGDLGDSLFVIVDGQVEVVRRQPGGEVHPLTVLSSPEFFGEMGLIDKDYRSATVRAKTDANLLQLTAQDLRAFRQAHGEGFTFVVVNIARSLSARLREANVRLAGKA, from the coding sequence ATGGAGAAGCTGTCCGTCATCGCCTCTTCACCCCTCTTCGAGATGCTCTCCCCCGCGGAGCTCACCCGGCTGGCCGAGCTCGCCCGGGTGCGGCGCTTCGGTGCCGGTGAGGTCGTCTTCGAGGAGGGAGACCTGGGCGACAGCCTCTTCGTCATCGTCGACGGCCAGGTGGAAGTCGTCCGTCGCCAGCCCGGCGGCGAGGTGCACCCCCTCACCGTCCTGTCCTCCCCCGAGTTCTTCGGGGAGATGGGCCTCATCGACAAGGACTACCGCTCCGCCACCGTGCGCGCGAAGACGGATGCCAACCTGCTACAGCTCACCGCGCAGGACCTCCGCGCCTTCCGTCAGGCCCACGGCGAGGGCTTCACCTTCGTCGTCGTCAACATCGCCCGAAGCCTGTCTGCTCGCCTGCGGGAGGCCAATGTCCGCCTCGCGGGTAAGGCGTGA
- a CDS encoding tetratricopeptide repeat protein codes for MMRRGLLAALLALASVPAAAQDAGKGEAPAAAEASSTAKAPASAPAEYLKGLGRTPEQEALLQDVSRAMKTYEEESREFHREVQQLVERKYEQKRGSLAGSYEKAIRDLEAQERKERLDAIARFEEFLRRYPDEPRYTPDVMFRLAELYYERSSDEHLLASKEYRERLEALDGNPDGDVPTEPTVDFADSIALYRKLLKQFPDYRLNDGATYLLGYCLEEQKQFDESLATYEQLIAGYPKSRFATEAWVRIGEHWFEDYEDPRALDKAALAFEAASRDTSHPLYDKAVYKLGWTYYRMDRFDEAVDSFLTLADFYEAQRVARGDEKAGGDLREEALQYVAISLADETWGGMPRAQALFEKRGPRPYEADVYRRLGNVYFDQTKYPAAIEAYRLVLQKDPLAPDAPRLQQRIVQAYTGDRLMVESFTESEQLATLYQPGTAWYEKNKGDPEVLSEANALVERSLYGTATYHHQQALVFKQEGKFEQANTGFQVAARAYGAYLERFPRSKSAGEMRFYHAECLYNSFQFAAAAKGYELVRDTGVADKHRDDSALNAVLAWQQQLVLDVQSGAAPDLKPLRSTERPEGEVVKPVAFTATEQKLVVASDKYLAMLPKGEKAPGIAYKAAELHYSHNDFPEARRRFESIVQTYPKHEVAKYSTNLIVETFLIDKDWKSVEEVSARLASNSQVIDPSSDLHKDLVKFKLAGRFKLADQLMAEGKNDEAAKKYIALVDEEPRHEFADKALNNAAVAYENTRRFDSALKLYERIYREYPKSPLADAALFRVAVNAENSYDFDKAVANYQKLVKDYPASKDREAALFNTGRLLEGQQRYPEAAAAFLRYADLFPNAEDAPKNQYRAAIIYEKQGNPRGQIRALQEFVTKFSRKPGQVELVVDAYRRMGDAHDKLGNEREAQRAWTQAAGEFDRRKLQPDTYPLAADAAAYGRFQAAEAELKKFDRLRIGGRGKALERSFTAKRNAVKSVNEAYARVYPYKRLEWTLAALYRRGHALERFANTIIETPVPVEVKRLGEEAVVVYQDQLAQQTTALEEAAVESYAATLAEARKNRISNEWTRRTLEALNRFRPKEYPVLKEPKQALSSDGAYPDGLVGSVDGPRTPDPTSPEAPKLSGGGDK; via the coding sequence GTGATGCGCCGCGGCCTCCTCGCAGCCCTGCTCGCCCTCGCCTCCGTCCCCGCCGCTGCCCAGGACGCCGGGAAGGGCGAAGCGCCCGCCGCCGCGGAGGCCTCGTCCACCGCGAAGGCTCCGGCCTCCGCGCCCGCGGAGTACCTCAAGGGCCTGGGCCGCACGCCCGAGCAGGAAGCGCTGCTCCAGGACGTGAGCCGCGCGATGAAGACGTACGAGGAGGAGTCCCGCGAGTTCCACCGCGAGGTGCAGCAGCTGGTGGAGCGCAAGTACGAGCAGAAGCGCGGCTCGCTGGCGGGTTCGTACGAGAAGGCCATCCGCGACCTGGAGGCCCAGGAGCGCAAGGAGCGGCTGGACGCCATCGCCCGCTTCGAGGAGTTCCTCCGCCGCTACCCCGACGAGCCGCGCTATACGCCGGACGTGATGTTCCGCCTCGCGGAGCTGTACTACGAGCGCTCCTCGGACGAGCACCTGCTGGCGAGCAAGGAGTACCGCGAGCGGCTGGAAGCGCTCGACGGCAACCCCGACGGCGACGTCCCCACCGAGCCGACGGTGGACTTCGCGGACTCCATCGCGCTGTACCGCAAGCTGCTGAAGCAGTTCCCGGACTACCGCCTCAACGACGGCGCCACGTACCTGCTGGGCTACTGCCTGGAGGAACAGAAGCAGTTCGACGAGAGCCTCGCCACCTACGAGCAGCTCATCGCGGGCTACCCGAAGAGCCGCTTCGCCACCGAGGCGTGGGTGCGCATCGGCGAGCACTGGTTCGAGGACTACGAGGACCCGCGGGCGCTCGACAAGGCCGCCCTGGCCTTCGAGGCCGCCAGCCGCGACACCTCGCACCCGCTCTACGACAAGGCCGTCTACAAGCTGGGGTGGACGTACTACCGGATGGACCGCTTCGACGAGGCGGTGGACTCCTTCCTCACGCTCGCGGACTTCTACGAGGCCCAGCGCGTGGCCCGGGGCGACGAGAAGGCCGGTGGAGATTTGCGCGAGGAGGCCCTCCAGTACGTGGCCATCTCCCTCGCGGACGAGACGTGGGGCGGCATGCCTCGGGCGCAGGCCCTCTTCGAGAAGCGCGGCCCCCGCCCCTACGAGGCGGACGTGTACCGGCGCCTGGGCAACGTCTACTTCGACCAGACGAAGTACCCGGCCGCCATCGAGGCGTACCGGCTGGTGCTCCAGAAGGACCCGCTCGCCCCGGACGCGCCCCGGCTGCAGCAGCGCATCGTCCAGGCCTATACGGGCGACCGGCTGATGGTGGAGTCCTTCACCGAGTCGGAGCAGCTGGCCACCCTCTACCAGCCGGGCACCGCCTGGTACGAGAAGAACAAGGGCGACCCGGAGGTGCTCTCCGAGGCGAACGCCCTGGTCGAGCGCAGCCTGTACGGCACCGCCACGTACCACCACCAGCAGGCGCTGGTGTTCAAGCAGGAAGGCAAGTTCGAGCAGGCCAACACGGGCTTCCAGGTGGCCGCGCGCGCGTACGGCGCCTACCTGGAGCGCTTCCCCCGCAGCAAGAGCGCGGGCGAGATGCGCTTCTACCACGCTGAGTGCCTCTACAACTCCTTCCAGTTCGCCGCCGCCGCGAAGGGCTACGAGCTGGTGCGCGACACGGGAGTGGCGGACAAGCACCGCGATGACTCCGCCCTCAACGCGGTGCTCGCGTGGCAGCAGCAGCTCGTCCTCGACGTGCAGTCCGGGGCGGCGCCGGACCTGAAGCCCCTGCGCTCCACCGAGCGCCCCGAGGGCGAGGTGGTGAAGCCCGTCGCCTTCACGGCCACCGAGCAGAAGCTCGTCGTCGCGTCGGACAAGTACCTGGCCATGCTCCCCAAGGGCGAGAAGGCGCCGGGCATCGCCTACAAGGCCGCGGAGCTGCACTACTCGCACAACGACTTCCCCGAGGCGCGTCGGCGCTTCGAGTCCATCGTCCAGACGTACCCGAAGCACGAGGTGGCGAAGTACTCCACCAACCTCATCGTCGAGACGTTCCTCATCGACAAGGACTGGAAGAGCGTGGAGGAGGTCAGCGCGCGGCTGGCCAGCAACTCGCAGGTCATCGACCCGTCGAGCGACCTCCACAAGGACCTGGTCAAGTTCAAGCTCGCCGGCCGCTTCAAGCTGGCCGACCAGCTCATGGCCGAGGGGAAGAACGACGAGGCCGCGAAGAAGTACATCGCGCTGGTCGACGAGGAGCCGCGCCACGAGTTCGCGGACAAGGCGCTCAACAACGCCGCGGTGGCCTACGAGAACACGCGCCGCTTCGACTCCGCGCTGAAGCTGTACGAGCGCATCTACCGCGAGTACCCGAAGTCGCCGCTGGCGGACGCTGCGCTGTTCCGGGTGGCCGTGAATGCGGAGAACTCGTACGACTTCGACAAGGCGGTGGCCAACTACCAGAAGCTGGTGAAGGACTACCCGGCGTCGAAGGACCGCGAGGCGGCGCTCTTCAACACGGGCCGCCTGCTGGAGGGCCAGCAGCGCTACCCCGAGGCGGCGGCGGCCTTCCTGCGCTACGCGGACCTGTTCCCCAACGCCGAGGACGCGCCGAAGAACCAGTACCGCGCCGCCATCATCTACGAGAAGCAGGGCAACCCACGCGGGCAGATTCGCGCGCTCCAGGAGTTCGTGACCAAGTTCTCCCGCAAGCCCGGCCAGGTGGAGCTGGTGGTGGACGCGTACCGGCGCATGGGTGACGCGCACGACAAGCTGGGCAACGAGCGCGAGGCGCAGCGCGCGTGGACGCAGGCGGCGGGCGAGTTCGACCGGCGCAAGCTCCAGCCGGACACGTACCCGCTGGCGGCGGACGCGGCCGCCTATGGCCGCTTCCAGGCGGCGGAGGCCGAGCTGAAGAAGTTCGACCGGCTGCGCATTGGCGGCCGGGGCAAGGCGCTAGAGCGCAGCTTCACGGCGAAGCGCAACGCGGTGAAGTCCGTCAACGAGGCCTACGCGCGCGTCTACCCGTACAAGCGGCTGGAGTGGACGCTGGCGGCGCTGTACCGGCGCGGTCATGCGCTGGAGCGCTTCGCCAACACCATCATCGAGACGCCGGTGCCGGTGGAGGTGAAGCGGCTGGGCGAGGAGGCGGTGGTCGTCTACCAGGACCAGCTCGCGCAGCAGACGACGGCGCTGGAAGAGGCCGCGGTGGAGAGCTACGCGGCCACGCTGGCGGAGGCGAGGAAGAATCGCATCTCCAACGAGTGGACGCGCCGCACGCTGGAAGCGCTCAACCGCTTCCGCCCCAAGGAATACCCGGTGCTGAAGGAGCCCAAGCAGGCCCTCTCCTCGGACGGCGCCTACCCGGATGGACTGGTGGGCAGCGTGGACGGACCGAGGACGCCTGACCCCACCAGCCCGGAAGCCCCGAAGCTGTCCGGCGGAGGTGACAAGTGA
- a CDS encoding AgmX/PglI C-terminal domain-containing protein, with protein sequence MAATPQTKLLRVGVIQNGRIVEEHHVRRDNVTIGHDARNTIVLPSADNRPARFALLENQGQQFQLVIDETMQGRVNLGSSDVDFDSLRSQGMATRRGDLYVLPLQETARGKVELGDVTLFFQFVAPPLEEARPVLPADIRVSRWQTMDRVFFGILAASLFLHFSGAALIISAEAPKEPELALDQLDDRFVRAIIPQRPVEAPRVADSGAAEAPKDDKPGDEGKDAADKPAANKPAGDAAERRAEVVKKVAGKGLLKILGSNSGGGQGAFADVLGGASGGGDIAAALAGAGGVGVATEASVGGGTGPRGGGAGTVTGIGEVGTQGGGKVDLGTKKETAVQGRVQDATPDVESSDVDRAALARYVRSRLKSIQSCYEKELKRNPNLKGKVVVRFVIKPSGRAGEIEIEENTLGSEAVGSCIRTTIRNWAFPFKPDSDTAVSYPFVFSPAG encoded by the coding sequence ATGGCAGCCACTCCGCAGACCAAGCTGCTCCGCGTCGGCGTCATCCAGAACGGCCGCATCGTCGAGGAGCACCACGTCCGGCGCGACAATGTGACCATCGGTCACGACGCCCGGAACACCATCGTCCTGCCCTCGGCCGACAACCGGCCGGCCCGCTTCGCGCTGCTGGAGAACCAGGGCCAGCAGTTCCAGCTCGTCATCGACGAGACGATGCAGGGCCGCGTCAACCTCGGCTCCTCGGACGTGGACTTCGACTCGCTACGCTCGCAGGGCATGGCCACCCGCCGCGGCGACCTCTACGTCCTGCCGCTGCAGGAGACCGCCCGCGGCAAGGTGGAGCTGGGCGACGTCACCCTCTTCTTCCAGTTCGTCGCGCCGCCTCTCGAGGAGGCCAGGCCGGTGCTGCCCGCGGACATCCGCGTCAGCCGCTGGCAGACGATGGACCGCGTCTTCTTCGGCATCCTCGCGGCCTCGCTCTTCCTGCACTTCTCCGGCGCCGCGCTCATCATCTCCGCCGAGGCCCCCAAGGAGCCCGAGCTGGCCCTGGACCAGTTGGATGACCGCTTCGTGCGCGCCATCATCCCCCAGCGCCCGGTGGAGGCCCCGCGCGTCGCCGACTCCGGCGCCGCCGAGGCGCCCAAGGACGACAAGCCGGGCGATGAGGGCAAGGACGCGGCGGACAAGCCCGCGGCCAACAAGCCCGCCGGTGACGCCGCCGAGCGCCGCGCCGAGGTGGTGAAGAAGGTCGCCGGCAAGGGCCTGCTCAAGATTCTCGGCTCCAACAGCGGCGGGGGCCAGGGCGCCTTCGCGGACGTGCTGGGTGGGGCCAGTGGTGGCGGGGACATCGCCGCGGCGCTGGCTGGCGCGGGCGGCGTGGGCGTGGCCACCGAGGCCTCCGTGGGCGGCGGCACCGGCCCGCGCGGCGGCGGTGCCGGCACGGTGACGGGCATCGGCGAGGTGGGCACCCAGGGCGGCGGCAAGGTGGACCTGGGCACCAAGAAGGAGACCGCGGTGCAGGGCCGGGTGCAGGACGCGACCCCGGACGTGGAGAGCTCGGACGTGGACCGCGCGGCGCTGGCCCGCTACGTCCGCTCGCGCCTCAAGTCCATCCAGAGCTGCTACGAGAAGGAGCTGAAGCGGAACCCCAACCTCAAGGGCAAGGTGGTGGTGCGCTTCGTCATCAAGCCCTCGGGCCGGGCCGGCGAAATCGAAATCGAGGAGAACACCCTGGGCAGCGAGGCGGTGGGCAGCTGCATCCGCACCACCATCCGCAACTGGGCGTTCCCCTTCAAGCCCGACTCAGACACCGCCGTTTCCTATCCCTTCGTCTTCTCTCCGGCGGGCTAG